In Cytophagia bacterium CHB2, the DNA window CATCAGTGATGAAAATAAAATTCGTTTTCTTAATCAGCTTGTTGCTTGCAGCTAACGTTCTTGCGCAAAACTACGGCCAGGTGCCGGCGCCGCTGCAAACCCGGCCAATCGCGCTGGTGGGCGCAACGATTCATCCGGTGAGCACGCCGGCAATCGCGAACGCCACCATCGTGTTCGATCAAGGCAAAATCGTGGCACTGGGGCAAAATGTGAGCATCCCCGCCAATGCCGAGCGCATCGAGGTTTCCGGCAAGCATGTTTATCCCGCAATGATCGACGCGAACACGACATTGGGTTTGATCGAAATCGGCTCAGTGCGCGCCACTGTGGACTTTTCTGAAACCGGCCCGATCAATCCCAATGTGCGCGCGGAAGTGGCGGTGAATCCCGACGGCGAAATGATTCCGGTGACGCGCGCGAACGGCGTGGCGCTCGCTCTCAGCGTGCCGCAAGGCGGCATCATCAGCGGCACCTCGGCATTGATCATGCTCGACGGTTGGACCTGGGAACAGATGACGCTCAAAGCGCCGGTGGGCATGCACGTGAATTGGCCGAACATGACGCTGCAGCGGCGCTGGTGGATTACGCAAAGCGACGAAGAACAGCGCAAGCAGATGAAAGAGAACATGGAAAAACTCAAAGAGGCGTTTGCGCAGGGCCGCGCTTACATGACAGCCAAAGCCGGCGAAGCCAAAACCGCAGGCGTTTTTCATGAAAGCGATTCGCGCTGGGAAGCGATGATTCCGGTGTTCGAGAGAAAAATTCCGGTGTTCGTGAATGCCGGTGAGATCAAACAAATTCAAGCGGCCGTGCAGTGGGCGGTCGAA includes these proteins:
- a CDS encoding amidohydrolase, whose amino-acid sequence is MKIKFVFLISLLLAANVLAQNYGQVPAPLQTRPIALVGATIHPVSTPAIANATIVFDQGKIVALGQNVSIPANAERIEVSGKHVYPAMIDANTTLGLIEIGSVRATVDFSETGPINPNVRAEVAVNPDGEMIPVTRANGVALALSVPQGGIISGTSALIMLDGWTWEQMTLKAPVGMHVNWPNMTLQRRWWITQSDEEQRKQMKENMEKLKEAFAQGRAYMTAKAGEAKTAGVFHESDSRWEAMIPVFERKIPVFVNAGEIKQIQAAVQWAVEENLRIVITGGQDAWRVADLLKAKDVPVIYGQVHDLPNRGWEPYDTPFTVPAKLHAAGVKFCLADFDNANVRNLPYQAATAAAYGLPREEALKAITLYPAQILGVADRVGSLEPGKDATLIVTNGDPLEIPTQVEHEFIQGRRIDLGNKHEALYRKYSEKYRQLDSAGDVKAGGTN